Proteins co-encoded in one Arachis hypogaea cultivar Tifrunner chromosome 13, arahy.Tifrunner.gnm2.J5K5, whole genome shotgun sequence genomic window:
- the LOC140177497 gene encoding uncharacterized protein codes for MIVVSWNCRGMAAPSTVSELRSICKYLRPSVLFFMETKASNLSCARTRRNLGFDNIFCVESRGLSGGLCLFWKSNINIDVYAWCDNFIKAQISTVNVNVWEGIFVYGHPDFKRRKELRNELTCVDNNLHVPRTFIGDFNDVIAQHEKVGLHPKSTSQIDTFRCFVDKNALMDLELQGTKYTWFSNPRNGFVTKERINRVLANWEWREAFQHATLSALPAISSDHMPLVLNVTSRGIRTKCFKFEAFWADHADCGNIIRKGWNSVCNSLVDHWTNLSRRMNSCKQELVKWSKANFKRVDIEIQK; via the coding sequence ATGATTGTTGTTAGCTGGAACTGTCGTGGTATGGCGGCCCCATCGACAGTGTCTGAATTAAGAAGTATATGTAAATATCTTAGGCCATCCGTTTTGTTTTTTATGGAGACTAAAGCTAGTAATCTTAGTTGTGCTAGGACTAGGAGAAACTTAGGTTTTGATAATATATTTTGTGTTGAGTCCCGGGGGTTGTCCGGAGGGCTCTGTCTTTTTTGGAAAAGTAATATAAATATTGATGTTTATGCTTGGTGTGATAACTTTATTAAAGCCCAGATAAGCACTGTTAATGTTAATGTCTGGGAAGGAATTTTTGTTTATGGCCATCCTGATTTTAAGAGAAGGAAGGAGTTACGGAATGAGTTAACTTGTGTAGATAATAATTTGCATGTGCCGAGGACTTTTATTGGTGACTTTAATGATGTTATTGCACAGCATGAGAAAGTGGGGTTGCATCCAAAGTCGACTAGTCAGATTGACACTTTCAGGTGCTTTGTTGATAAGAATGCTCTCATGGACTTAGAGTTACAAGGTACTAAATACACATGGTTTAGTAACCCAAGGAATGGTTTTGTTACTAAGGAAAGGATAAATAGAGTACTTGCTAATTGGGAATGGAGAGAAGCTTTCCAACATGCTACCCTTTCAGCTTTACCAGCCATTAGCTCTGACCATATGCCTTTAGTTCTCAATGTTACATCCAGGGGAATAAGGACCAAATGCTTTAAATTTGAGGCTTTTTGGGCTGATCATGCTGACTGTGGTAATATCATCAGGAAAGGATGGAATAGTGTCTGTAATAGTTTGGTTGATCATTGGACCAATTTGTCTCGTAGGATGAATAGTTGTAAGCAAGAATTGGTCAAATGGAGCAAGGCTAACTTTAAGAGGGTTGATATTGAAATACAAAAGTAA